A DNA window from Ipomoea triloba cultivar NCNSP0323 chromosome 10, ASM357664v1 contains the following coding sequences:
- the LOC116031422 gene encoding subtilisin-like protease SBT5.6 isoform X1, whose product MNWRVSMLSKMKTALTTFLFLLFVHILACNAKPQVYVVYLGEHSGDKTAQEIEGLHRTYIHHVKRSKEEASASLVHSYKNIINGFSALLTSEEANTIAEMDGVISVFPSESSELHTTRSWDFINMYEGNGDPTSGEELLSKAGGAKDVIVGMVDTGIWPESQSFNDEGMEPVPMSWKGTCQEGLHFTSSHCNRKIIGARYHLKSVEAVFGHVNHTVDFRSARDSYGHGTHTASIVGGRKVANASAYGGFANGVATGGAPLTRLAIYKACWVVPFDDTKGVVCQDDDVLAAFDHAVADGVHVISVSLGFYTDGDYFKRNVVALGALHAAKRNIVVVCSAGNFGRPNTVLNVAPWIFTVGASTIDRSFPAPVVLGNNMVVKGESISALKKMETFPLVYAGDVEIPGSTNFPGFCLPDTLSPEKVKGKAVFCLVGNVYRSTEVERAGGAAVILGTIGSEVSVGSFLIPGTSIFYPSETDAILKYIKTNKNPVATLIPGKTIVGAKPSPAMAPFTSLGPSSVEPNILKPDITAPGFNILAAWSEASSPSDTPEDHRRVKYNIISGTSMSCPHVSAVAALLKAIHPDWSSAAIKSAIMTSATTENVKGEAIEDAYGEVAGPFHYGAGHIQPSKAADPGLVYDSSYTDYLLFICSVTGTSLDPSFKCPEKDLSPSNLNYPSLAIAGLKGSMVVKRTVTNVGSANATYSVEVKAPAGYSVKISPMVLRFMEVGEKQSFSVSVKAESVKKVGEFGFGWYKWSDGIHMVKSPIVVSSAYIWMGLI is encoded by the exons ATGAACTGGAGAGTATCCATGCTATCTAAAATGAAGACAGCACTGACAACATTTctgtttcttttgtttgttcACATCTTAGCCTGCAATGCTAAACCACAGGTTTATGTGGTGTACCTTGGAGAGCACAGTGGAGACAAAACCGCGCAAGAGATTGAAGGCCTCCATCGCACATATATTCATCATGTAAAGCGCTCCAAAGAAGAAGCTTCAGCTTCCCTGGTCCACAGCTACAAGAATATCATCAATGGCTTCTCCGCTTTACTCACCTCAGAAGAAGCCAATACCATAGCcg AAATGGATGGTGTGATCTCAGTGTTCCCCAGCGAGTCATCAGAGCTTCATACGACAAGATCATGGGATTTCATAAATATGTATGAAGGAAACGGAGATCCTACTTCCGGCGAGGAGTTGCTGAGCAAAGCCGGTGGGGCAAAGGATGTCATTGTCGGAATGGTCGACACTG GCATATGGCCAGAGTCTCAAAGTTTCAATGATGAAGGTATGGAACCTGTTCCCATGTCATGGAAAGGGACATGCCAAGAAGGACTTCATTTCACTTCATCTCACTGCAATAG AAAAATAATAGGAGCGCGATATCATTTAAAAAGCGTTGAGGCAGTCTTTGGTCATGTGAACCATACAGTTGACTTCCGTTCAGCTAGAGATTCCTACGGCCACGGAACTCACACGGCATCCATTGTGGGCGGCCGGAAAGTCGCCAATGCATCTGCGTATGGCGGCTTCGCGAACGGAGTCGCCACCGGCGGGGCACCGCTAACGCGCCTGGCCATCTACAAAGCGTGTTGGGTAGTGCCCTTCGATGACACGAAAGGAGTTGTGTGCCAAGACGACGACGTGTTGGCCGCATTCGATCACGCCGTCGCCGATGGGGTTCACGTGATTAGCGTGTCCCTCGGTTTCTACACTGACGGGGATTACTTCAAACGGAATGTGGTGGCGCTTGGAGCATTGCATGCGGCGAAGAGGAACATTGTGGTTGTCTGTAGCGCCGGAAATTTTGGGAGACCAAACACGGTGCTTAATGTGGCTCCTTGGATCTTCACGGTTGGCGCAAGTACCATTGATCGGTCGTTTCCCGCTCCTGTTGTGTTGGGAAACAACATGGTTGTTAAG GGAGAAAGCATAAGTGCACTTAAGAAAATGGAGACATTTCCTCTTGTCTATGCAGGAGATGTAGAGATCCCTGGATCCACCAATTTTCCAGG GTTTTGCCTGCCGGACACACTTTCACCGGAGAAGGTTAAAGGGAAAGCAGTGTTTTGCCTAGTGGGAAATGTCTACCGGTCCACTGAAGTTGAAAGAGCCGGCGGTGCAGCTGTCATATTAGGGACTATTGGAAGTGAGGTATCAGTGGGAAGTTTTCTGATTCCGGGAACAAGCATCTTTTATCCTTCCGAGACAGACGCAATTCTGAAATACATTAAGACCAACAAGAATCCAGTGGCCACGCTCATTCCTGGAAAAACAATTGTTGGTGCTAAACCATCGCCGGCCATGGCTCCTTTTACCTCATTAGGTCCAAGTTCCGTGGAGCCTAACATCCTCAAG CCTGATATTACAGCTCCAGGGTTTAATATATTAGCAGCATGGAGTGAGGCATCCTCGCCTTCAGATACACCTGAAGATCATCGACGTGTTAAGTATAACATAATATCAGGAACATCCATGTCGTGCCCTCATGTCTCTGCTGTGGCTGCGCTTCTTAAAGCCATACATCCTGATTGGAGCAGTGCTGCAATCAAATCTGCTATTATGACTTCTG CTACAACTGAGAATGTGAAAGGAGAAGCAATAGAGGATGCATATGGAGAAGTTGCAGGTCCTTTCCATTACGGGGCAGGCCATATTCAGCCATCAAAAGCTGCTGATCCCGGGCTTGTATACGATTCATCGTACACAGATTATCTTCTCTTCATTTGCAGCGTTACGGGGACTTCTCTGGACCCGAGTTTTAAATGTCCCGAGAAAGATTTATCTCCGAGTAATCTCAACTATCCTTCCTTAGCAATAGCTGGGCTCAAAGGGTCAATGGTGGTGAAAAGAACAGTCACAAATGTGGGCTCAGCAAATGCTACTTATTCTGTGGAGGTGAAAGCCCCTGCTGGATACTCTGTCAAAATTTCTCCAATGGTGTTGAGGTTTATGGAGGTTGGAGAAAAGCAGAGTTTCAGTGTAAGTGTTAAGGCTGAAAGTGTGAAGAAAGTTGGGGAGTTTGGATTTGGTTGGTATAAATGGAGCGATGGGATTCACATGGTAAAAAGCCCAATTGTTGTTTCATCAGCATAT ATTTGGATGGGACTAATATAA
- the LOC116031422 gene encoding subtilisin-like protease SBT5.6 isoform X2, which translates to MNWRVSMLSKMKTALTTFLFLLFVHILACNAKPQVYVVYLGEHSGDKTAQEIEGLHRTYIHHVKRSKEEASASLVHSYKNIINGFSALLTSEEANTIAEMDGVISVFPSESSELHTTRSWDFINMYEGNGDPTSGEELLSKAGGAKDVIVGMVDTGIWPESQSFNDEGMEPVPMSWKGTCQEGLHFTSSHCNRKIIGARYHLKSVEAVFGHVNHTVDFRSARDSYGHGTHTASIVGGRKVANASAYGGFANGVATGGAPLTRLAIYKACWVVPFDDTKGVVCQDDDVLAAFDHAVADGVHVISVSLGFYTDGDYFKRNVVALGALHAAKRNIVVVCSAGNFGRPNTVLNVAPWIFTVGASTIDRSFPAPVVLGNNMVVKGESISALKKMETFPLVYAGDVEIPGSTNFPGFCLPDTLSPEKVKGKAVFCLVGNVYRSTEVERAGGAAVILGTIGSEVSVGSFLIPGTSIFYPSETDAILKYIKTNKNPVATLIPGKTIVGAKPSPAMAPFTSLGPSSVEPNILKPDITAPGFNILAAWSEASSPSDTPEDHRRVKYNIISGTSMSCPHVSAVAALLKAIHPDWSSAAIKSAIMTSATTENVKGEAIEDAYGEVAGPFHYGAGHIQPSKAADPGLVYDSSYTDYLLFICSVTGTSLDPSFKCPEKDLSPSNLNYPSLAIAGLKGSMVVKRTVTNVGSANATYSVEVKAPAGYSVKISPMVLRFMEVGEKQSFSVSVKAESVKKVGEFGFGWYKWSDGIHMVKSPIVVSSAYVGKWS; encoded by the exons ATGAACTGGAGAGTATCCATGCTATCTAAAATGAAGACAGCACTGACAACATTTctgtttcttttgtttgttcACATCTTAGCCTGCAATGCTAAACCACAGGTTTATGTGGTGTACCTTGGAGAGCACAGTGGAGACAAAACCGCGCAAGAGATTGAAGGCCTCCATCGCACATATATTCATCATGTAAAGCGCTCCAAAGAAGAAGCTTCAGCTTCCCTGGTCCACAGCTACAAGAATATCATCAATGGCTTCTCCGCTTTACTCACCTCAGAAGAAGCCAATACCATAGCcg AAATGGATGGTGTGATCTCAGTGTTCCCCAGCGAGTCATCAGAGCTTCATACGACAAGATCATGGGATTTCATAAATATGTATGAAGGAAACGGAGATCCTACTTCCGGCGAGGAGTTGCTGAGCAAAGCCGGTGGGGCAAAGGATGTCATTGTCGGAATGGTCGACACTG GCATATGGCCAGAGTCTCAAAGTTTCAATGATGAAGGTATGGAACCTGTTCCCATGTCATGGAAAGGGACATGCCAAGAAGGACTTCATTTCACTTCATCTCACTGCAATAG AAAAATAATAGGAGCGCGATATCATTTAAAAAGCGTTGAGGCAGTCTTTGGTCATGTGAACCATACAGTTGACTTCCGTTCAGCTAGAGATTCCTACGGCCACGGAACTCACACGGCATCCATTGTGGGCGGCCGGAAAGTCGCCAATGCATCTGCGTATGGCGGCTTCGCGAACGGAGTCGCCACCGGCGGGGCACCGCTAACGCGCCTGGCCATCTACAAAGCGTGTTGGGTAGTGCCCTTCGATGACACGAAAGGAGTTGTGTGCCAAGACGACGACGTGTTGGCCGCATTCGATCACGCCGTCGCCGATGGGGTTCACGTGATTAGCGTGTCCCTCGGTTTCTACACTGACGGGGATTACTTCAAACGGAATGTGGTGGCGCTTGGAGCATTGCATGCGGCGAAGAGGAACATTGTGGTTGTCTGTAGCGCCGGAAATTTTGGGAGACCAAACACGGTGCTTAATGTGGCTCCTTGGATCTTCACGGTTGGCGCAAGTACCATTGATCGGTCGTTTCCCGCTCCTGTTGTGTTGGGAAACAACATGGTTGTTAAG GGAGAAAGCATAAGTGCACTTAAGAAAATGGAGACATTTCCTCTTGTCTATGCAGGAGATGTAGAGATCCCTGGATCCACCAATTTTCCAGG GTTTTGCCTGCCGGACACACTTTCACCGGAGAAGGTTAAAGGGAAAGCAGTGTTTTGCCTAGTGGGAAATGTCTACCGGTCCACTGAAGTTGAAAGAGCCGGCGGTGCAGCTGTCATATTAGGGACTATTGGAAGTGAGGTATCAGTGGGAAGTTTTCTGATTCCGGGAACAAGCATCTTTTATCCTTCCGAGACAGACGCAATTCTGAAATACATTAAGACCAACAAGAATCCAGTGGCCACGCTCATTCCTGGAAAAACAATTGTTGGTGCTAAACCATCGCCGGCCATGGCTCCTTTTACCTCATTAGGTCCAAGTTCCGTGGAGCCTAACATCCTCAAG CCTGATATTACAGCTCCAGGGTTTAATATATTAGCAGCATGGAGTGAGGCATCCTCGCCTTCAGATACACCTGAAGATCATCGACGTGTTAAGTATAACATAATATCAGGAACATCCATGTCGTGCCCTCATGTCTCTGCTGTGGCTGCGCTTCTTAAAGCCATACATCCTGATTGGAGCAGTGCTGCAATCAAATCTGCTATTATGACTTCTG CTACAACTGAGAATGTGAAAGGAGAAGCAATAGAGGATGCATATGGAGAAGTTGCAGGTCCTTTCCATTACGGGGCAGGCCATATTCAGCCATCAAAAGCTGCTGATCCCGGGCTTGTATACGATTCATCGTACACAGATTATCTTCTCTTCATTTGCAGCGTTACGGGGACTTCTCTGGACCCGAGTTTTAAATGTCCCGAGAAAGATTTATCTCCGAGTAATCTCAACTATCCTTCCTTAGCAATAGCTGGGCTCAAAGGGTCAATGGTGGTGAAAAGAACAGTCACAAATGTGGGCTCAGCAAATGCTACTTATTCTGTGGAGGTGAAAGCCCCTGCTGGATACTCTGTCAAAATTTCTCCAATGGTGTTGAGGTTTATGGAGGTTGGAGAAAAGCAGAGTTTCAGTGTAAGTGTTAAGGCTGAAAGTGTGAAGAAAGTTGGGGAGTTTGGATTTGGTTGGTATAAATGGAGCGATGGGATTCACATGGTAAAAAGCCCAATTGTTGTTTCATCAGCATATGTCGGCAAATGGAGTTAG
- the LOC116032516 gene encoding subtilisin-like protease SBT5.6 yields MLSKMNKILTTFLFLFFLHISACNAKPQVYVVYLGEHSGDKSVQEIEGQHRTYIHHVKRSKEEASASLVHSYKNIINGFSALLTSEEANTIAEMDGVISVFPSKSSELHTTRSWDFINMYEGNGNPTAGEEFLRKAGGGKDVIIGMLDTGIWPESQSFNDEGMEPVPKSWKGTCQQGLQFTATHCNRKIIGARYHLRGYEAAYGPVNSTFDIRSARDVNGHGTHTASTAGGRKVGSASALGGFADGVASGGAPLARLAIYKVCWQLPLQGIKRSTCRDDDILAGFDYAIADGVQVISISIGSLPADTYFTRNAIALGALHAMKMNIVVVASAGNDGDYYTVGNIAPWILTVGASSIDRVFSTPVVLGNNILVKGESISVIKERVTLPLVYAGDVELPGTTNFSGYCRPNTLSPEKVKGKVVFCLLGSLTQSLEVERAGGAAAILGNSISEVQVESFLIPATTIFYPSGTDTILKYIKTNSNPVATLIPGQTIFGAKPSPAMASFTSLGPSSVEPNILKPDITAPGLNILAAWSEASSPLEIPQDHRSVKYNIISGTSMSCPHVSAVVALLKAIHLDWSGAAIKSALMTTATTENVKGEAIKDAYGEVAGPFHYGAGHIQPSKAADPGLVYDSTYTDYLLFICSITGTSLDPSTLSCPMEAPSPSSLNYPSLAIAELKGSMVVKRTVTNVGSTIATYSVEVKAPSGYSVQVSPPVLNFTQVGEKQSFFISVKAESVKKSGEFEYGWYKWSDGIHIVKSPIVVASS; encoded by the exons ATGCTCTCTAAGATGAACAAAATTCTGACTACATTTctgtttcttttctttcttcacatCTCAGCCTGCAATGCTAAACCACAG GTTTATGTGGTGTACCTTGGAGAACACAGTGGAGACAAAAGCGTGCAAGAGATTGAAGGCCAACACCGCACATATATTCATCATGTAAAGCGCTCCAAAGAAGAAGCTTCAGCTTCCCTGGTGCACAGCTATAAGAATATCATCAATGGCTTCTCCGCTTTACTCACCTCAGAGGAAGCCAATACCATAGCAG AAATGGATGGTGTGATCTCAGTGTTCCCCAGCAAGTCATCGGAGCTTCATACAACAAGATCCTGGGATTTCATAAATATGTatgaaggaaatggaaatccTACTGCCGGCGAGGAGTTTCTGCGCAAAGCCGGCGGTGGAAAGGACGTCATTATAGGAATGCTAGACACCG GCATATGGCCAGAGTCTCAAAGTTTCAATGATGAAGGGATGGAACCTGTTCCCAAGTCATGGAAAGGGACATGCCAACAAGGACTTCAATTCACCGCTACGCACTGCAATag AAAAATAATAGGAGCACGATATCATTTAAGAGGTTACGAGGCAGCGTATGGTCCTGTGAACTCCACATTCGACATTCGTTCAGCTAGAGATGTAAACGGCCATGGAACCCACACAGCATCCACGGCCGGTGGCCGGAAAGTTGGCAGCGCATCCGCATTGGGTGGGTTCGCGGACGGTGTTGCCAGCGGCGGCGCTCCACTAGCACGCCTGGCCATATACAAAGTGTGTTGGCAATTGCCTCTCCAGGGCATAAAAAGAAGTACTTGTAGAGACGATGACATATTGGCTGGATTTGATTATGCCATCGCGGATGGGGTTCAGGTGATTAGCATATCCATTGGTTCATTACCTGCAGATACGTATTTCACGAGGAATGCCATCGCGCTGGGAGCATTACACGCCATGAAGATGAACATTGTAGTAGTGGCTAGTGCGGGGAATGATGGGGATTATTACACTGTGGGAAATATCGCTCCTTGGATCCTCACCGTTGGAGCAAGTAGCATTGATCGAGTGTTTTCGACTCCTGTTGTTTTGGGAAATAACATCCTAGTTAAG GGAGAAAGCATAAGCGTAATTAAGGAAAGAGTGACACTTCCGCTTGTCTATGCAGGAGATGTAGAGCTCCCTGGAACGACCAATTTTTCAGG GTATTGCCGACCTAACACACTTTCACCGGAGAAGGTGAAAGGTAAAGTAGTGTTTTGCCTATTGGGAAGTTTGACCCAGTCCTTAGAAGTGGAAAGAGCAGGGGGTGCAGCAGCCATACTAGGGAATAGTATAAGCGAGGTACAAGTTGAAAGTTTTCTGATTCCAGCAACAACCATATTTTATCCTTCCGGGACAGATACCATTCTTAAATACATTAAGACTAATAGCAATCCAGTAGCCACGCTCATTCCTGGACAAACAATTTTTGGTGCTAAACCATCACCAGCCATGGCTTCTTTCACCTCATTAGGTCCAAGTTCCGTGGAGCCTAACATTCTCAAG CCTGATATTACAGCTCCGGGGCTTAATATATTAGCAGCATGGAGTGAGGCATCCTCGCCTTTAGAAATACCTCAAGATCATCGAAGTGTTAAGTATAACATAATATCAGGAACATCCATGTCGTGCCCTCATGTCTCTGCTGTGGTTGCGCTTCTTAAAGCCATACATCTTGATTGGAGCGGTGCTGCAATCAAATCTGCTCTTATGACCActg CTACAACTGAAAATGTGAAAGGAGAAGCAATAAAGGATGCATATGGAGAAGTTGCAGGCCCCTTCCATTACGGGGCAGGCCACATTCAACCATCAAAAGCAGCTGATCCCGGGCTTGTATATGACTCAACATACACAGACTACCTTCTCTTTATTTGCTCCATTACAGGGACTTCACTAGACCCATCAACTCTCAGTTGTCCCATGGAAGCTCCATCTCCAAGTAGCCTCAACTATCCATCACTAGCAATAGCTGAGCTCAAAGGGTCGATGGTGGTGAAAAGAACTGTCACAAATGTGGGCTCAACCATTGCTACCTACTCTGTGGAGGTTAAAGCCCCAAGTGGATACTCGGTCCAAGTTTCTCCCCCCGTGTTGAATTTTACACAAGTTGGAGAAAAGCAGAGTTTCTTTATAAGCGTTAAGGCTGAAAGTGTTAAGAAGAGTGGGGAGTTTGAGTATGGTTGGTATAAATGGAGCGATGGGATTCACATCGTGAAAAGTCCAATTGTTGTTGCATCATCGTAG